The sequence GGTGGTCGTCCAGCTCGCGGACCAGGGCGTCGGCGTCGCCGGCGTCGATCGCGGCGATGATCCGGTCGTGCGCGTCCGTCGCGGCGACCCGCTCGTCGGGGTCGTTGTAGTAGAGCGCGCGGTACGCCTCGGTCGAGTCCCACAGCAGCCGGATGTGGCGCAGCGCGTGGGGGTGGTCGGGCGAGGCGAGGATGGCGAAGTGGAAGCGGCGGTTGGCCTCGAGCTCGCGGGCGATGTCGTCCGAGGTCGCCGCGTCGACGCAGTCCCTCGCGGCCTCCTCGATCCGGCGGCGGTCCTGCTCGGTCAGGCCGGGCAGGGCGTCGCGGGCAACGCGGGCCTCGAGCAGGGCGCGCAGCGCGTAGATCTCCTCCAGGTCGGCGATCCGCAGCTCGGTGACGAAGTAGCCGCGGCGCGGCAGGTACGTCACCTGGCCCTCCTGCTCGAGCACGCGCAGCGCCTCGCGCACGGGGGCGACGGAGACGCCGATCTCCTCGGCCACCGACTCCTGGTTGACGCGGCCGCCGGGGCGCAGGGCCCCGGTGACGATCGCGTGCCGCAGCCACTGGACGGCGTGCTGCTGGGTGGTGCCCGGCACCGAGGGGAGCGGCATGGCCCCGAAGCCTACGTGCCGGGCGGCCGGGCTCAGCGGAAGGCCGCGATGCCGGTCAGCGCCTGACCGATCACCAGCGAGTGCACGTCCGCCGTGCCTTCGTACGTCACGACGGACTCCAGGTTGTTCATGTGGCGGATGACCGGGTACTCCAGCGTGATGCCGTTGCCGCCGAGCACCTGGCGGGCGGTGCGCGCCACCTCGAGCGCGCCGTTGACGTTGCCCAGCTTGCCCATCGACACCTGCTCGGGGCGCAGGCGGCCCTGGTCCTTCAGGCGGCCGAGCTGCAGCGCGACGAGCGTGCCGCGGTTGACCTCGAGCGCCATGTCGGCCAGCTTCTGCTGCTGGATCTGGAACGACGCGATCGGCTTGCCGAACTGGATGCGCGTGCCGGCGTAGTCCAGGGCGGCCTCGAAGCACGCGCGGGCCGCGCCGGTGGCGCCCCAGACGATGCCGTAGCGCGCCTCGTTCAGGCAGGACAGCGGGCCCTTGAGCGACGCGACCTCGGGCAGGACGGCGGAGTCCGGCAGGCGCACGTCGTCGAGCACGAGCTCGCTCGTGACGGACGCGCGCAGCGACAGCTTCTTGTGGATCTCGGGGGCGGAGAACCCGCGGGTGCCGGCCGGGACGACGAAGCCGCGCACGCGATCGTCGTCCGTGCAGCGCGCCCAGACGACGGCGACGTCGGCCACGGAGCCGTTCGTGATCCACATCTTCTGGCCGTTGAGGATCCAGTCGGACCCGTCGCGGCGGGCGGTGGTGCGCATCGAGCCCGGATCGGAGCCCGAGTCCGGCTCGGTCAGGCCGAAGCAGCCGATCGCCTCGCCGGCGGCCATCCGCGGCAGCCACTCCTGCTTCTGCTCCTCGGAGCCCCAGCGCCAGATCGCGAACATCGCGAGCGAGCCCTGCACGGAGACCATCGAGCGGATGCCGGAGTCGCCGGCCTCGAGCTCCAGGCACGCCAGGCCGTAGGCCGTGGCCGAGGTGCCGGCGCAGCCGTAGCCCTCCAGGTGCATGCCCAGGACGCCGAGCTTGCCGAGCTCGGGGAAGAGCTCCTTCGGCGCGCGGGCCTCCTCGAACCAGTCACCGACCTCAGGCAGCACGCGGCCCTTCACGAAGTCGCGGACGGCGTCGCGGATGGCGCGCTCCTCGTCGTCGAGCAGGCTGTCGACGTCCAGGTAGTCCAGCGGCTTGAGCGCGGGCGGGGCGGTGGTCGTGTCGGTCATGGCGTCCTCGGGCGGGTGGTGGTCGGGCGGGGCGTCAGCGGGGGCGGACGTAGACGGTCTTGGTGACGGTGAAGAAGTCGCGGGCGGCCATGCCCTGCTCGCGGTGGTTCGAGCTGGACTCCTTCAGGCCGCCGAACGGCAGGTGCGGCTCGACGCCGGCGGTCTCGCGGTTGACGTGCACCAGGCCGGAGCGCGTCTCGCGGGCGAAGCGCATCGCGGCGCCCAGGTCGCGGGTGAAGACGGCGGACGACAGGCCGAAGCGCGTGTCGTTGGCGCGGGCCAGCGCTTCGTCCAGGTCGGCGACGCGGGCCAGGCAGACGACGGGGCCGAAGATCTCCTCGCGCACGAGCGGCGAGTCGTCGGGGACGTCGGCCAGGACGGTGGGCTCGGCCCAGTGGCCGCCGTCGTCGTCGGCGATGCCGCCGCCGCACAGGACCGTCGCGCCGCCCTCGCGGGCCAGGCGCAGGTATCCGCCGACGGTCTCGCGCTGCTCGGCGGACGCGAGGGGGCCGATGTCGGTGCCCGGCTCGCGGGGATCGCCCACGCGGAAGGCCCGCACGCGCTCGACGAGCGCCGCGGCGAACGCGTCGTAGACCGCGTCCTCCACGTACACGCGACTCGTCGCGGTGCAGCGCTGGCCGGCCTGCAGCATCGCGCCGCGGGCGATCTGCTCCGCGGCGTCGGGCAGGTCGGCGTCGGCCAGCACGATCGCGGGGTTCTTGCCGCCGAGCTCGAGCTGCAGCTTGACGTTGCGGTCGTGCTCGGCGACCGCGCGGCGCAGGACGCGGCCGACGCCGACGGACCCGGTGAAGGAGAGCGCGTCGAGCTGCTCGTCGCCCGTCAGCGCGGGCGAGAGCGCGCGGCCCGAGCCGGTGACGAGGTTGAGCACGCCGTCCGGCAGCCCGGCCTCGGCGAGCAGGCGCGCCAGGCGGACCGCCGAGCCGGACGCGGCCTCGGCCGGCTTCCAGACGACGGCGTTGCCGTAGACGAGCGCCGGGGCGAGCTTCCACAGCGGGATCGCGACGGGGAAGTTCCACGGGGTGATCGCCGCGACGACGCCGACGGGCTCGACCGTCGTCATCAGCGCCGTCGTGGGGTCGGCGCCGGCGAACGTGCCGCCGGACGCCTGCAGCACGGCCCCGGCGTGGAAGCGCAGGATCGCCGCGCCGCGCAGCACCTCGCCGCGCGCGTCGCGGTGCGCCTTGCCGATGTCGGCGATCAGCGCCTCGGTCGCGCCGTCGACGTCGGCCTCGAGCAGCGCCGCGGCGCGCTCCAGGACCGCGGCGCGGGCCGTCGCGGCCGTGGCGGCCCAGGCGGGCTGGGCGCGGCGCGCGGCGGCGTAGGCGGCGGCGACGTCGGCGGGCGTGGCGGTCGCGTAGCGGCCGGTCTCGCGGGTCGGGTCGGCCGGGTCGGTGCGGACGTACTCGCCGTCGCCAGTGCGCCAGGCGCCGTCGATGAGGAGGGTGGCGGGAGCGGTGGTCGCGGGGGTCGTCACAGGGGCCTCGAGGGGTCGACGGGGCCGACCCTACCCGAAATCTTCGAAGATCGATAGTCTCGCCGCCATGTCGCCCCGCGCCCTGGACGAGCTCGTCGTCGTCGACTTCTCGCGCGTCCTCGCCGGACCGCTGGCGACCATGACGCTGGCCGATCTGGGCGCCACGGTGATCAAGGTCGAGCGGCCCGGCGCCGGCGACGACACCCGCGCGTGGGGCCCGCCGCTCGACGCGCGCGGCGTCGCGACGTACTACCTGTCGGTCAACCGCAACAAGCGCAGCGTCGTCCTGGACCTGGCGACGGACGAGGGGCGCGCGGCGGCCCACGAGCTGGTCGCGGCCGCCGACGTCGTCGTCGAGAACTTCCGCCCCGGCGTCATGGACCGCCTGGGCCTGGGCTACGACGCGTTGTCCGCGGTGCGGCCGGGGCTCGTCTACTGCTCCGTGACCGGCTTCGGTCGCGACGGCGGCGCGGCGATGCCCGGCTACGACCTGCTAGTGCAGGCGCTCGGCGGCCTGATGAGCGTGACCGGTCCCGCGGGCGGCGAGCCGCAGAAGGTCGGCGTGGCGCTCGTCGACGTGCTCTGCGGCCTGCACGCGACGGCGGGGATCCTGGCGGCGCTGCGCCACCGCGACCGCACGGGCGAGGGGCAGCGCGTCGAGGTGTCGCTCCTGCAGTCGTTGCTCTCGGGTCTGGTCAACCAGGCGTCGGCGTGGGTGGCGGGCGGCGTGGTGCCGCGCGCGATGGGCAACGCCCACCCGTCCATCGCCCCCTACGAGCCGCTGCCCACGGGCGACGGCGAGCTCGTCCTGGCCGTCGGCAACGACAAGCAGTTCCGGGCGCTCTGCGCCGTCCTGGACGCGCCGGGCCTGGCGGCCGACGAGCGCTTCGCGACGAACGACGCGCGCGTCGCGCACCGCGACGCGCTGCGCGTCGAGCTGGTGACCCGCCTGGCGACGGACGGCGCGGACGCGTGGGCCGCGCGGCTGCTCCCCGTCGGCGTGCCCGCCGGTCGGGTGAACGACGTGGCCGGCGCGGTGGCCCTGGCCGAGCGCCTGGGCCTGGATCCGGTCGTGAGCATCCCCGACGAGGACGGCCACGAGGTGCGCGGCATCCGCAGCCCGATCGGCCTGTCCGCCACGCCGCCGCGCTACGACCACGCGCCGCCGGCGCTGGGGGCGACGTCGTTCGCGGACGCGCTGGAGGAGGCGCGGCGGGCGCGGGCGGCGACGGTCGGCGGCTGATGGCCGCGGCGCGCTAGCGCGCCGTTCGGCTCGCGCGCGAGGAGGCCGGCAGCAGCGCCTCGAGGGCCGTGCCGACCGCGGTCAGGCTGGTCGCCAGGCGCGCGAGCAGCTCCTCGGGGGCGTCGCCGACGTCCCACGAGCGGAGCTCCGCGACGTACGTCGCCTGGATCGCGCCCGCGATGGCGGCCGGGACCACGGCGGTCGGGGCGGTGCCCGTCCGCGCGGCGACGAACGCGGCGACCGCCGACTGCCACGTCGCCCAGTGCTCCAGGGCGCTCGCGCGCAGGCCCGGGGCCGTGTCGAGCAGCGCGAAGCGCTCCAGCCACACCCCGTGGTCGTCGACGGCGTGCCGCGTCGAGGCCACGACGGCGTCGCGGATCGCGGCCGCCACGGGGCGCGCCGGGTCCGCCGCCAGCTCGACCTCGAGCTGGCGGATCGCCTCGTCGAAGGCCGCCCAGACGACGTCGGCCTTCGCGGGGAAGTAGCGGAAGAACGTCGTGCGGCCGATGCCGGCGGCCGCGGCGATCTCGTCGACCGAGACGCGGTCGAACCCCTCGCGCAGCAGCAGCTCGATGGCCACGCGCTCGACGGCCTCGCGGGTCGTCGCCCGGGGGCGCCCCGGCCCCCGCCGGTGCTCCTTCGGCTCCGTCACCGGTCCCAGTCTATCCGGGGCGTCCCGGCCCGCCGACCGACCGTTCGCACGTTTTGGTACTCAGTTCCGATATGGTCGACAGCGGTCGCGCCGGCGCCGCTCTGGTGCCCTCCGCGGCCCCAACCGACGGAGGGTTCCATGGGCAGGCTGAACGGCAAGGTCGCGATCGTCACCGGTGCGGCGCAGGGCATGGGCGAGGCGCACGCGCGGCGCTTCGTCGCCGAGGGCGCGCAGGTCGTCCTCACCGATCTGAACGAGGAGGGCGGACGGCGGATCGCCGACGAGCTGGGCGAGAACGCGCGCTTCGTCCGGCAGGACGTCACCGACGCGGCCGCGTGGGAGCGGGTGGTGGAGGAGGCCGAGCGCGCGTTCGGTCCGGTCACGGTCCTGGTGAACAACGCCGGGGTGCTCGGGCCGATCGCCCCGGCGACCGAGCTCGACGTCGACGCGTACCTGCAGGTCTGCGCCATCAACCAGCACTCGCAGTTCTACGGCATGCGCGCCGTGATCCCCGGCATGCAGCGGGCGGGCGGCGGCTCCATCGTGAACATCTCGTCGATCGCCGGCCTGGTGTCGGTCGTCGGTGCGCCCAACCTGGCGTACGTGGCGAGCAAGTTCGCGTCGCGCGGCATGACGAAGCACGTGGCCGTCGAGTACGGCAAGGACGGCATCCGCGTGAACTCCGTCCATCCCGGCTACATCAAGACGCCGATGATGGAGGCCGCCACCGACGCGGACGGCGGCGGGATCGCCGCAGCCGTGCCGCTCGCCCGCATGGCGGACCCGGACGAGGTGTCGCAGGTCGTCCTCTTCCTCGCGTCGGACGACTCGTCGTACCTGACGGGCACCGAGCAGGTCGTCGACGGCGGTCTCACGATCCAGTGACCCGCGGGGCCGTGGGGCCGCCCGCGGCGTCCACGGCCCCCGGCGCCCGGGGGCTCGGGCGCTACGGCAGGGCCGCGGCCCGCTCGCGCAGCCACGTCAGGCGCGCGGCGGCCCGCGCCGCGTCGCCGCTCGCGGCGCCCAGCAGGACGCCCCACAGCGCCGCCTGGACGCGCCGCGCGTCGACGACCGCGGCCAGCGCCTCGGCGGGCACGTCGTCCCCGTAGCCGGCCGCGGCGGCCGCGACGAGCGCGGGGTCGCGGCGGCCGAACGGCCGCGCCGACGCATGCAGGCAGCCCAGATCCCACGCGCGCGGCCCGTGGAAGACGTCCTCCCAGTCGTTCCACAGCGGCCCGCGGGCGGACCACAGGACGTTGCCCAGGTGCGCGTCGCCGTGGACCGCCTGCTCCGGCAGCCCGCACGCGTCGACCCGACCCCGGACGTGCGCCACCAGCGCCCGCAGCGCCGCCGCGTCCGCCGACGGCCCGATCGCGCCCGTGGCGGCCAGCCGGCCGACGACCCGCTCCGCCTCGTCGAGCGCCGCCCACCGTGGCAGCGGCACGTCGACGTGCGCGAGCGCCGCGTGGCAGCCGCGCAGGGCCCGGCCGGCCGCCGCCGCGTCGGGCGGTCCGGGCACCTCGCGCACGTGCTCCCACAGCGACAGCGCGAAGCCGTCGTGCACGTGCGGGCCGGGATCGACCTCACGCGTGGGCGCCACGACGGGGGCACCGGCGTCCGCGAGCTGCCCGGCGACGACCACCTCGCGCGCCAGCCACGCGTCGCCGCCGCGCACGGCCGCCGTGGCGGTGGCGACGCGGGCGACGATCGGCGCCGGGCGCAGGTGGACGACGAGGTTGCTGCCGTCCCGCAGCACGACGGGATCGTCGACGCGCAGGCCCAGCGCCCGCGCCGTCGCGACGGCGGCGCGGAGGGCGCGCGCGGGGACGGCGGCGGACGAGGGAGCCACGGGCGCATCCTGCCAGGCCCCCGGCTGCGGCCCCCCGGGGCGCGGCGGTAGCTTGCGGCGGTGACCGCCGCCGCGCCGACCGCCTATCGCCTGCGCGATCTGCTCGAGCAGCACGAGCTGGGCCTGGAGCCGCTCGTGCTCCCGGACGGCGCCGGCGACCGGCGGGTGTCGGGCGTGCACGCGATCGAGACGGCCCAGCCGGCGCGGTGGCTGGCCCCCGACTGGGTGATGCTGACGACCGGGGTGCGGCTCGTCGGCGACGAGGCGGCGCAGGCGGCGCTGCCGGCCGAGCTGGCCGCCGCGGGCGTGGCGGCCCTCGGGTTCGGCGTCGGCCTGGACTTCGACGCGGTGCCCGCGCCGCTGCTGGACGCCGCCGCGGACGCCGGCCTGCCGGTGCTGGCGGTCCCGCTCCGTACCCCGTTCCGCGACGTCGAGGCCGCCGTCCACCGGGCGCTCGCGTCGTCCGAGCTGCGCACGCTGCAACGCCTCTCGTCGCTGCAGCGGTACCTGGTCGACGCGCTGCACTCCGTCGAGCCGCAGCGCACCGTCGTGCGGCGCCTGGCGACGGTGCTCGAGGCGTCCGTCGCGGTGCTGGCGCCCGACGGCCGCGTGGAGGAGTCCGCGGGCGCGCTGCCGCCGGACGGCCTGCCCGCCCTGCTCGTCGATCCCGTGCGCGGGGCGCGGGACGTGGCGACCGGCGGGTGGCGCGGCGTGGCGACGCCCGTCGCGGCGGACCCCGACGACGCGGACGACCGCTGGCTGGTCGCGCTCGCCCACGACCGCGCGCCGTCGCGACTGACCCGGGCGGTGCTGCAGGCGGCCGCGCCGCTGCTCGCCGCCGTGGGCCGGCTGGACGAGACGCTGCGCGCGCAGGACCGGGCGCTGCGCCGCGGGCTGCTGGAGGACCTGCTGGCCGGCACCGGCGACGCGCAGGAGGTCGCGGCGCGCGCGGCGGCGTGCGGGGTGGATCTGCACGCCCCGGTCCGCGCGCTCGTGCTGGCGCCCGACGGCGCGGCGGATGCCGGCGGCCGCGAGCGCCTGGAGCGCCGCGCCGCGCGCACCCTGGACGGCCGCGGCGCCCGACACCTGCTCGGCGGCCACCGGGGGCGGGTCGTGGTGCTGCTCGCCGGCGCGGGTGAGGACCCGGACGACGCGTTGCTGCGCGAGCTGGCGGTCGACGGCGCCGCCGTCGGCGTGGGGCGCACGGGGACGGGGGCCGCGACCGTGCGGCAGAGCGTCGAGGACGCGCACGTCGCCGCCGACCTGGCCGCGGCCGACGCGGCCGTCCCCTGGCGCCGGTACGCCGACGTCGGGCTGCCGGCGCTGCTCGTCGGCGAGGTGCCGCCCGACCGCATGGCGCCGCAGGTGGCGGCGGTCCTCGGGGCGCTCGACCGGCGGCCGGGCGGCCGCGAGGCGATCCGGGCGTACCTGGACCACGAGCTGGACGTCACGGCCGCCGCCGCCGCGCTGCACCTGCACCCCAACTCGCTGCGCTACCGGCTCTCCCGCCTGGCCGACGCGCTCGGCAGCTCGCTCCGCGACCCGACGACGATCGCGACGCTCGTGCTGGCCTTCGAGGCCGAGCGGCGCGCGGGGCACGGCCGCCCGAGGGCCTGAACGCGGGGTCAGACCCGGGCGCGCCCGGCGGCGGCCGCCCGCGCCTCGCCGCCCAGGTCGGCCGCCGCGCCGAGCGCCAGGGCGAGCGACGCCAGCGCCCGGTGCGTCTCGCCGTCGCGGCTGCGGGCGGGGGCGTCCGCGAGCGCCTCGGCGGCGCGGGCCAGGGCGCGCAGCGCCTCCTCGAGCGCGCCCGCGGTCGCGGGGAGCGAGCCCACGGCGCCGAGGCGGCGGCGACTCTCGGCCTCGAGCACGCGCGCCGCGACGGTCACGTCGCACACGGCGTCGTACACGCGGTCCACCGGCGCCTCTCGTCGGCGTCGTCGCGTCCCGGTCGTCGGCATGCGGGGGATCGTCCGGTCCGGCGCGCCGCGGCGCAATGGCCGGTCCCGACCACTCCGCGGCGGGATGGCGCCTTCCCGCCATGGGGCCCGGGCGCGTCGGCCGGGACCGTGGGCGCATGACCTCGTCCGCGCGCGCCCTGCCGATCACCGTCACCGCTCGCAACGCGCTGACGACGGAGCTGCGGGAGCTGCGCGCCCACGCCGACGGGGCCGAGGACGCGGCGGCCGGGGCGGCGCGGCGCCGGCGGATCCGCGAGCTCGAGCGGGCGCTGCTGCACGCGGTGGTCGAGCACCCCGGCGACGACGGCCGGCCGCGCGCGGCCGTCGGGACGGTGGTGCGCACGGACGACGGACGGCGGTTCGCGGAGCACACGATCACCCTGGGCGAGGACCGCCCGGGGCGCGACGGCGCGGTGTGCGCCCGGTCGCCGCTCGGCCGCGCGCTGCTCGGCCGCGCGCCGGGCGAGATCGTGGCGGTCGAGCGCGCGGACGGCCGGACGCGGCACCTGCGCGTGCTGGCGGTCCGCGACGCGGTCTGAGGCACCGGCCGGCGGCCGTTGCGTCCCGTGGGTCGGCGCGCCGGGGGCGATCGCGAGGCGGCCCGGGTGCTTGTGGGCTGCAGCCTTCCCGGATATCGTGGCGGCTGCGGGCCCACCGGCCCGCGGCGTGTTCCCCGGTGGTCCGTGGCCGACGGTCGGAGCCGCCCGTCCTGGAGGAGCCATGAGCCTGATGATCACCCGCACCGCCGCCGTCCTCGCGACGTCGCTGGCACTGCTCGTGCCGACCGCCGGTGCGGCGACGGCGTCGAGTCCCGCCCCGACCGTCCAGCGAGATCTCCACCTGCGGTCGACGGGCGCCCCGCCGTTCCGGGAGGTGTTCGTCGCCTTCGTCACGACGACGAAGGCCGCCCGGGTCCAGGTGTGGATCGACGGTCGGCGCGGATCGGTGACGAAGGGCTGGACGCGGCGCGTCGTGGCGTTCTCGTCGGACGCGTTCGGGCGCGGCCACTTCCGACGCGGGCACCGTTACACGGTCAGGATCCGGCTGTGGTCGTCCGGGGGCGAGAGCACGACGATCACGCGGCGTCTGAAGCTGCAGTACTCGCCGCCCGGGACCGAAGGGCCCTGATCGATCGCGGCGGGCCCGGATGGCGGGCTCCTGCCATGTCGCCCGGCGCATCCCGGGTCCAAGGTGGAGCGATGCCCGACACGCTGCTGGGGACCTCGGCGGTCCTGGTGACCCACCGGTACCTGCTGGACCTGAAGGCCGAGCTGACGCGCCTGCGCCGCGAGGCGTCGGGCTGGCCGACGCCCGTCGCCGACGACCCCGGCGCGGCGCTCGCCGACCCGTCCGACCGGATCGCGCTGCTGGAGCTGGCGCTCGTCCGGTCCGTCGTCGCCTACCCCGGCCCGACCGGCTACACCGTCGCCGCGGTCGGCACGACCGTCGAGGTGGAGGACGGCCGGCGCACCTGCCGCTACCGCCTGGTGCTCGGCGTCGAGGCGACGGACGAGGGCGTCGATCGCGCGGTCTCGGCCACGTCGCCGGTCGGCGCGGCGCTCATGGGCCGCAGCGTCGGCGAGGTCGCGCACGTCGAGCTGCCGGACGGGCGCGAGCGCTCCCTGCGCGTGGTGCGCGTCGACGGTCCCGCGTGAGCGCGCCCGTCGTCTGCGACCGTCAGGACATGCGGTTGACCGACGCCCTCGTCCGGATGCCCCTGGGCCGCCAGATCTTCCTGGCGGCCGCCGTCGTCCTCGGCGCGGTGACGGCCGCGCTGGCGCTCTCCCCGATCACCATCAGCGCGCCGATGACGTGGCGCGAGCTCGCGTGGGCCGCCGGCATCCTCGCGGGCGTCCTGCTGCTGCTGCACGTCGCGGTGCGCCGGCTGCTGGCGCCGCTGCACCGGCTGGCCGACGCGATGGGCGAGATCGATCCGCGCGAGCCGTCGCCCGGCCTGCACGCGCGGATCGCGCCGGACGACCGCGACGTCGCGCGCCTGCTCGGCGCCTTCGAGGGGATGCTGGCGCGCTTCCGCGAGGAGCGGCTGGAGAGCGACCGGCGCACCGCGGCGGCGCAGGAGGCCGAGCGGCGCCTCGTCGCCGGCGAGGTGCACGACCAGCTGGGCCAGACGCTGACCGCGCTGTCGCTGCAGCTCGAGCGGGCCGAGATGGCCGAACGCGACCGCGCGGCGCTGCGCGAGACGATCGCGCGCGCCCTCGACGACGTCCGCGGCATCGCGCGCCGCCTGCGCCCCGAGGGCCTGGACGACCTGGGCCTGGTCAACGCGCTGATCGCCCTCGCCACGCGCGTGCAGGAGGACAGCGGCGTGCCCGTCGAGCGCCGCATCGACGCGCCGCTGCCGCCGCTGCCCGCCGACGCCGAGCTGGCGATCTACCGCATCGCGCAGGAGGCGCTGACGAACGCGATCCGCCACGCGGACGCGCGGCGCGTGTGCGTGCGCCTCGCCGCGGGGCAGGGCGAGGTCACGCTCGTCGTCGACGACAACGGCCGCGGGTTCATCGACCCGCCGCCGCCCGACGGCGGGATCGCCGGGATGCGCGAGCGGGCGCGGCTGGCCGGCGCGGCGCTGCAGGTGGAGTCCGACACGATGCGCGGCACCCGGGTGCGCTGCGCCGTGCCGACGGCCGGAGCGTCGGCGTGAGCGTCCCGCTGCGCACCCGCATCCTGCTGGCGGACGACCACGCGCTCGTCCGGCACGGCATCCGCATGGTGCTCGACGCCGAGGCCGACCTGCACGTCGTCGCCGAGGCGGGCGACGGGCTCGAGGCGGTCGAGACGGCGCTGCGGACGGAGCTGGACCTGGCGATCCTCGACGTCTCGATGCCCGGCCGGACCGGGCTGCAGGCGGCGCGCGAGCTGACGCGCCACCGCCCCGGCCTGCGGATCCTGCTGCTGTCGATGCACGAGAACGAGCAGTACCTGTTCGAGGCGCTGAAGGCCGGCGCGGCGGGCTACGTCCTCAAGTCGGGGGCCCACCGCGACCTGGTCGACGCGTGCCGCGCGGCGATGCGCGGCACCCCGTTCCTGTATCCGCGCGCGCTCCAGCGGTTGGTGCAGGACGTGCTCGAGGGCGCCGAGCGCGGCGAGCCGCTGCCGCGCGACCTGCTGACCGCCCGCGAGCAGGAGGTCGTCAAGCAGATCGCCGAGGGCCACACGACCGACGAGATCGCTGCGGCCCTCGTCATCAGCCCGCACACCGTCGAGCGGCACCGCTCCAACGCGCTCGAGAAGCTGGGCCTGCGCAACCGGGTGGAGCTGGCGCGCTACGCGATCCGGCGCGGGCTGGTGGAGCCGTAGGGGCCGCCCCGGGACGGAGCGCCCGGCGGGCCCGGTGCGGTGCGGCCGGCCCGGCGCGGCTGACCCGAGGCGGCGGCGTGCGGCGCGCCGTGGCGGCTCAGGCCGCGGTCGCGGACGGCGGCTCGGCGGGCCTGCGCTCCCTGTCCTCCGCCGAGAACCCGGCCCCCGGCCACGCGAACGTCGCCGCGAGCGCGCGGAGCGGCGGCAGCCGCATCGCCAGCCGGGCGACCGCGTAGCCGACGGGCGCGCCGATCGTGTTGGCCAGCAGGTCGTTGACGTCGGCGATGTGGCCGCCGTGGCCCGTGACGGAGTTGAGCAGCTGCAGCAGCTCGATCGTCAGGCTCAGCAGGAAGCCGCCGACGATCACGCCGACC comes from Patulibacter sp. SYSU D01012 and encodes:
- a CDS encoding GreA/GreB family elongation factor; this encodes MPDTLLGTSAVLVTHRYLLDLKAELTRLRREASGWPTPVADDPGAALADPSDRIALLELALVRSVVAYPGPTGYTVAAVGTTVEVEDGRRTCRYRLVLGVEATDEGVDRAVSATSPVGAALMGRSVGEVAHVELPDGRERSLRVVRVDGPA
- a CDS encoding sensor histidine kinase codes for the protein MSAPVVCDRQDMRLTDALVRMPLGRQIFLAAAVVLGAVTAALALSPITISAPMTWRELAWAAGILAGVLLLLHVAVRRLLAPLHRLADAMGEIDPREPSPGLHARIAPDDRDVARLLGAFEGMLARFREERLESDRRTAAAQEAERRLVAGEVHDQLGQTLTALSLQLERAEMAERDRAALRETIARALDDVRGIARRLRPEGLDDLGLVNALIALATRVQEDSGVPVERRIDAPLPPLPADAELAIYRIAQEALTNAIRHADARRVCVRLAAGQGEVTLVVDDNGRGFIDPPPPDGGIAGMRERARLAGAALQVESDTMRGTRVRCAVPTAGASA
- a CDS encoding response regulator transcription factor, with amino-acid sequence MSVPLRTRILLADDHALVRHGIRMVLDAEADLHVVAEAGDGLEAVETALRTELDLAILDVSMPGRTGLQAARELTRHRPGLRILLLSMHENEQYLFEALKAGAAGYVLKSGAHRDLVDACRAAMRGTPFLYPRALQRLVQDVLEGAERGEPLPRDLLTAREQEVVKQIAEGHTTDEIAAALVISPHTVERHRSNALEKLGLRNRVELARYAIRRGLVEP
- a CDS encoding GreA/GreB family elongation factor, which encodes MTSSARALPITVTARNALTTELRELRAHADGAEDAAAGAARRRRIRELERALLHAVVEHPGDDGRPRAAVGTVVRTDDGRRFAEHTITLGEDRPGRDGAVCARSPLGRALLGRAPGEIVAVERADGRTRHLRVLAVRDAV